From Sporosarcina sp. 6E9, a single genomic window includes:
- a CDS encoding Fe3+ hydroxamate ABC transporter substrate-binding protein, with protein sequence MFKRKLYYSNCNREVQPVEVIYAKMRVPQYAGMVEIKAYLKNESKILC encoded by the coding sequence TTGTTTAAACGTAAGTTGTATTATTCTAATTGTAATCGTGAAGTTCAACCAGTAGAAGTAATATATGCAAAAATGAGAGTGCCACAATATGCAGGGATGGTAGAAATTAAAGCATATTTGAAAAACGAGAGCAAAATCCTTTGTTAG
- a CDS encoding general stress protein: MKERLKKRLEFLYKGERFAIIMFIPPALLIPYAYPDLQLYSLLSFWTSFFLLEFILIQGTYYWYSKWKRLTTEEKSITPVRTIKHLKKLKPINISIIIFSIIMFLIDLYIHYPFLPVKGLLLSGFILLFAFLEFINYFYVQLSYDNRSDLRYLIKTKKLKRSCLNQDFKHFYRRGIK, encoded by the coding sequence ATGAAAGAGAGATTGAAAAAAAGACTTGAATTTTTATATAAAGGTGAAAGATTTGCAATTATTATGTTCATCCCACCAGCTTTATTAATTCCTTATGCATACCCTGATTTACAGCTATATTCACTGCTTTCTTTTTGGACATCGTTTTTCTTATTGGAATTTATACTCATTCAGGGGACGTATTATTGGTATTCCAAGTGGAAGCGTCTAACCACCGAGGAGAAGTCAATAACCCCTGTAAGGACTATTAAACACTTAAAGAAATTAAAACCAATAAATATAAGTATCATAATTTTTTCTATTATTATGTTTTTAATCGATCTCTATATTCATTATCCTTTTTTACCGGTTAAGGGATTATTACTAAGCGGGTTTATATTGCTCTTTGCCTTCCTAGAATTTATAAATTACTTCTATGTTCAATTGTCATATGATAATAGGTCTGATCTAAGGTATTTAATAAAAACCAAGAAATTGAAACGCTCTTGTCTAAACCAAGATTTTAAGCATTTCTATCGGAGGGGAATAAAATGA